One segment of Mycolicibacterium sp. YH-1 DNA contains the following:
- the ripC gene encoding peptidoglycan hydrolase RipC, producing the protein MRFDRTHMSTRGIRRPLAGAIAGIAVFSGILAGNVQADPADDALAKLNELSREAEQSTEAMHSAQLDLDAKVAAQQNADAQHGADMAAADAAQTQLATFQKAVDRVAAAQYMGGRTDGLDAMLTADSPQKLIDQLAVQRVMATEMSVQMKNFRTVSEQALRTREASAKSAADAKTAAEQAAAVRAELQSKQSKLQVQIAVVKSQYTALTPAQREALAAIPPIPPPPGAVPPGDGGPEILAAAPGSNIGLPEGAVVMPGGGPEGQTAVQAALTRIGSPYSWGGSGPNAFDCSGLVMWAFGQAGVNLPHSSQALARGGQAVSMDQMQPGDLVTYYSDASHVGIYIGDGMMVHASTYGSPVAVAPVNNAPIHNVRRY; encoded by the coding sequence TTGAGGTTCGACCGCACACACATGAGCACACGTGGAATTCGTCGACCCCTTGCAGGCGCCATCGCCGGAATTGCCGTCTTCTCCGGCATTCTCGCGGGCAATGTGCAGGCTGATCCCGCCGATGACGCCCTGGCAAAGCTCAACGAACTGTCCCGCGAGGCGGAACAGTCCACCGAGGCGATGCACAGCGCCCAGCTTGACCTCGACGCAAAGGTGGCTGCGCAGCAGAACGCCGATGCACAGCACGGCGCGGACATGGCCGCGGCAGACGCCGCGCAGACGCAGCTGGCAACGTTCCAGAAGGCTGTCGACAGAGTTGCTGCCGCCCAGTACATGGGTGGCCGTACCGACGGACTCGACGCGATGTTGACCGCAGATTCGCCCCAGAAACTGATCGACCAGCTTGCCGTCCAGCGCGTGATGGCGACCGAGATGTCGGTACAGATGAAGAACTTCCGGACGGTCAGCGAGCAGGCGCTGCGCACCCGTGAGGCGTCCGCCAAGTCGGCTGCCGATGCCAAGACCGCAGCCGAGCAGGCCGCGGCCGTCCGCGCAGAACTGCAATCCAAGCAAAGCAAGCTGCAGGTGCAGATCGCGGTCGTCAAGTCTCAGTACACGGCGCTCACGCCGGCCCAGCGCGAGGCGCTGGCCGCGATCCCGCCGATCCCGCCCCCGCCGGGCGCGGTTCCGCCGGGTGATGGCGGTCCCGAGATCCTGGCGGCTGCCCCTGGCAGCAACATCGGCTTGCCCGAGGGCGCTGTGGTCATGCCCGGCGGCGGTCCCGAAGGACAGACGGCCGTGCAGGCCGCGCTGACTCGCATCGGATCGCCGTACTCCTGGGGCGGGTCAGGCCCCAACGCCTTCGACTGCTCGGGGCTGGTGATGTGGGCCTTCGGTCAGGCCGGCGTCAACCTCCCGCACTCCAGTCAGGCCCTGGCTCGGGGCGGCCAGGCGGTGTCGATGGATCAGATGCAGCCAGGTGATCTGGTCACCTATTACTCCGATGCCTCCCACGTCGGCATCTACATCGGGGACGGCATGATGGTGCATGCGTCCACCTACGGCTCGCCGGTTGCGGTCGCGCCGGTCAACAATGCGCCGATCCACAACGTTCGCCGGTACTGA
- a CDS encoding peptidase — MRRSTTFAGTESSGTEFTGTRRPLLALVLLVELVAAVVLLTRATPAITATPAPPAAVVAPNPPAASTQHVVLRDGRTAEILVLPGPGTVGLADRIRGDLDDAADAVTAFWGDDWRRDIAVVVTGTDEQFAAMGGGGSDIAAATTSERIVFAPGAAGMSDASLRIVLRHELFHHAARDVTAADAPRWLTEGVADYVGRPPIPLPGPATAADLARLPTDVDLDTPGAARSLAYDRAWWFSRFIADRYGPDGLRRLYLATCGMGHTDIADGVRDVLGVQLDEVLIAWRQWLNG; from the coding sequence ATGCGCCGATCCACAACGTTCGCCGGTACTGAGTCCAGCGGTACTGAGTTCACTGGCACAAGGCGTCCCTTACTGGCTCTGGTCCTGCTCGTCGAGTTGGTCGCTGCTGTCGTCCTGCTCACCCGGGCGACACCTGCGATAACCGCGACACCGGCACCGCCCGCTGCCGTCGTGGCGCCGAACCCACCTGCGGCCTCCACTCAGCACGTCGTGCTGCGCGACGGCCGCACCGCGGAGATCCTTGTCCTTCCCGGCCCGGGGACGGTCGGCCTGGCCGACCGCATCCGAGGAGACCTCGACGATGCGGCCGACGCGGTCACCGCGTTCTGGGGCGACGACTGGCGACGTGACATCGCCGTGGTCGTCACCGGCACGGACGAGCAGTTCGCCGCCATGGGTGGCGGGGGTTCCGATATCGCCGCGGCGACGACCTCGGAGCGCATCGTGTTCGCCCCCGGCGCGGCAGGCATGAGCGACGCATCGTTGCGAATCGTGTTGCGCCACGAACTCTTCCACCATGCGGCACGGGACGTCACCGCCGCCGATGCGCCGCGCTGGCTCACCGAGGGTGTGGCCGACTATGTCGGGCGGCCGCCGATCCCGCTGCCCGGCCCCGCGACCGCCGCCGATCTGGCTCGGCTGCCGACCGACGTCGACCTGGACACGCCCGGCGCTGCCCGGTCGCTGGCGTACGACCGGGCGTGGTGGTTCAGCCGGTTCATCGCCGACCGTTATGGCCCTGACGGCTTGCGCAGGCTGTACCTGGCGACCTGCGGTATGGGGCACACCGACATTGCCGACGGGGTGCGCGATGTGTTGGGCGTACAGCTGGATGAGGTGCTGATCGCGTGGCGGCAGTGGCTCAACGGCTAG
- the pimB gene encoding GDP-mannose-dependent alpha-(1-6)-phosphatidylinositol monomannoside mannosyltransferase: protein MSRVLLVTNDFPPRRGGIQSYLENLVGELVASGDHQLTVYAPKWKGAEDYDVAAAATGYQVVRHPTTLMLPEPAVALRMRQLIRRHDIETVWFGAAAPLALMSPVARAAGARRIVASTHGHEVGWSMLPLARTALRRIGNDADVITFISHYTRDRFASAFGPRAALEHLAPGVDTGRFVPDPVARAELRARYGLGDRPVVLCLSRLVPRKGQDMLIRSLPTIRKRVDDAVLVIVGGGPYRESLHDLARDSGVDDHVVFTDGVPGEELPAHHAMADVFAMPCRTRGAGLDVEGLGIVYLEASATGVPVVAGRSGGAPESVRDGETGLVVDGGDVAAIAAAVGDLLADPDRAAAMGAAGRDWVVQNWQWRTKAARLAELLRSQ from the coding sequence ATGTCAAGGGTGCTGCTGGTAACCAACGATTTTCCGCCGCGCCGTGGCGGCATCCAGTCCTACCTGGAGAACCTGGTGGGGGAGCTGGTCGCGAGTGGTGACCACCAGCTGACCGTCTACGCGCCGAAGTGGAAGGGCGCCGAGGACTATGACGTCGCGGCCGCCGCCACCGGCTACCAGGTGGTGCGCCACCCGACCACGTTGATGCTGCCCGAACCCGCGGTGGCACTGCGGATGCGTCAGCTCATCAGAAGACACGACATCGAGACGGTCTGGTTCGGTGCCGCAGCCCCGTTGGCGCTCATGTCGCCGGTGGCTCGCGCGGCGGGAGCGCGCCGCATCGTCGCCAGCACGCACGGCCACGAAGTGGGATGGTCGATGCTGCCGTTGGCCAGAACGGCCCTGCGGCGCATAGGCAACGATGCCGACGTCATCACGTTCATCAGTCATTACACGCGAGACCGGTTCGCCTCGGCGTTCGGCCCACGGGCGGCGCTCGAACACCTCGCCCCGGGGGTGGACACGGGTCGCTTCGTGCCCGACCCGGTGGCCCGCGCCGAACTGCGTGCGCGGTACGGGCTCGGCGACCGCCCCGTTGTGCTGTGCCTGTCACGCCTGGTTCCCCGCAAGGGTCAGGACATGCTGATCCGTTCGCTACCCACGATCCGGAAGCGGGTGGACGACGCCGTGTTGGTCATCGTCGGGGGCGGACCGTATCGGGAGTCGCTGCACGATCTCGCCCGCGACTCCGGCGTCGACGATCACGTCGTGTTCACCGACGGTGTGCCAGGCGAGGAGTTACCCGCACACCATGCGATGGCCGATGTGTTCGCGATGCCATGCCGCACCCGTGGAGCGGGGCTCGACGTGGAAGGGCTCGGCATCGTCTACCTGGAGGCGTCGGCCACCGGTGTGCCCGTCGTGGCCGGCCGCTCCGGAGGTGCGCCGGAATCGGTGCGTGACGGCGAGACCGGTCTGGTGGTGGACGGCGGTGACGTCGCGGCGATCGCGGCAGCGGTCGGTGACCTGCTCGCCGACCCTGACCGCGCCGCAGCCATGGGCGCGGCCGGCCGTGATTGGGTCGTGCAGAACTGGCAGTGGCGCACCAAGGCCGCGCGCCTCGCGGAGCTGCTGCGATCGCAGTAG
- a CDS encoding GNAT family N-acetyltransferase, with translation MPELKLRTIADEDDYESFMSAAYTVFLQDVQKDEIDLTRKFTDLDRMFGFHDGTRWASTGGAFAKEVVLPGGVITPVAAVTAITVSPSHRRRGLLTAMMRYQLDDIRARGTEAIAMLYASEALIYGRFGYGMASADALLSGQVRDLGFRPDVDLGDGSVTETDAETLLACAPAIHDRAIAQLPGQMPRSRPWWDTWIHDSDERRKETGRIRFALHHEADGTASGYAIYRPKAQWGDGGQPTSEIHLQEVRATNHRAYARICRYLLDIDLIRSVKYHGAAVDEPLRYLVANQRALQCAVGDGIYVRLVDVARALTLRSYATPIDVVLDVTDEFCPWNTGRFRLRGAPDGAECEITTAPADIAISARDLGAIYLGGVNLAALAGAGLAVELSAGSLQRTAIAFDWPVAPSVPDDF, from the coding sequence GTGCCCGAGCTGAAGCTGCGAACCATCGCCGATGAAGATGACTACGAGTCATTCATGTCCGCGGCGTACACGGTGTTCCTGCAGGACGTGCAGAAGGACGAGATCGACCTAACCCGCAAGTTCACCGATCTCGACCGGATGTTCGGTTTTCACGACGGAACGCGGTGGGCGTCCACCGGCGGGGCGTTCGCCAAGGAAGTGGTGCTGCCTGGGGGTGTCATCACCCCGGTCGCCGCCGTCACCGCGATCACGGTGTCGCCCAGCCATCGGCGCCGCGGCCTGCTCACCGCGATGATGCGGTACCAACTCGACGACATCAGGGCCCGCGGAACCGAGGCAATCGCGATGCTGTACGCATCGGAGGCCTTGATCTACGGGCGTTTTGGCTACGGGATGGCCAGTGCCGATGCCCTACTGTCCGGGCAGGTGCGCGATCTCGGATTCCGCCCAGACGTCGATCTGGGCGACGGCTCGGTGACCGAGACCGACGCCGAGACGCTGCTGGCCTGCGCACCGGCGATCCACGACCGGGCGATCGCGCAGCTGCCCGGGCAGATGCCCAGATCCCGTCCGTGGTGGGACACCTGGATTCACGACAGCGACGAACGGCGCAAGGAGACCGGCCGGATCCGCTTCGCCCTTCACCACGAGGCCGACGGCACCGCAAGCGGCTACGCCATTTACCGGCCCAAGGCGCAGTGGGGCGACGGCGGCCAGCCGACGAGCGAGATTCACCTCCAGGAGGTGCGGGCCACCAACCACCGGGCATACGCCCGGATCTGCCGCTACCTCCTCGACATTGACCTGATCAGGAGCGTCAAGTACCACGGCGCCGCTGTCGACGAGCCGCTGCGCTATCTGGTCGCCAACCAGCGGGCACTGCAGTGTGCGGTGGGCGACGGCATCTATGTACGGCTTGTCGACGTCGCGCGCGCACTGACGTTGCGCTCCTATGCCACTCCCATCGACGTGGTGCTCGACGTGACAGATGAGTTCTGCCCGTGGAACACCGGACGTTTCCGCCTGCGCGGCGCGCCCGATGGTGCCGAGTGTGAGATCACCACTGCACCGGCCGATATCGCCATCTCCGCCCGTGATCTCGGCGCGATCTACCTGGGCGGTGTCAACCTGGCGGCATTGGCCGGCGCGGGGTTGGCGGTCGAACTCAGCGCAGGTTCCCTGCAACGGACGGCGATCGCCTTCGACTGGCCGGTCGCGCCGAGCGTGCCCGACGACTTCTAG
- a CDS encoding long-chain fatty acid--CoA ligase produces MREFSVPASFTVGEHDSVVSAVFANERDDPDHVIIQRLVDGSWTDVTCAQVAAEVRAVAQGLIAEGVKPGDRVAILSSTRYEWPIIDFGILAAGAVTVPIYETSSAEQVRFVLADSGAVAVFAESDTHARTISALTAELPELRKVYVIEGSDNDSDQSTLEALARTGGDADGADLEAGIAAVKSSDPATLIYTSGTTGRPKGCQLTHSNLLHEIRGAKACFPDQLAKGEKLLVFLPLAHVLARAITVAAFTNKVTLGFTNDIKNLVPTLAVFRPTLVVSVPRVFEKVYNTAEQNARNDGKGRIFEIAADTAIEWSQAQDTGGPGLLLKLKHAVFDKLVYGKLRAALGGRCHSAISGGAPLGARLGHFYRGVGLSIYEGYGLTETSAAITVNRTDDLKVGSVGKLVPGNSMRINDDGELLVKGGVVFGGYWRNEDETKAVFSDGWFHTGDLGAIDDAGFLTIVGRKKEIIVTAGGKNVAPALLEDRLRAHPLISQAMAVGDAQPFIAALVTIDPEAFPGWKERNGKDAGASVGDLADDPDLVAEIDLAVKEANQAVSKAEAIRKFRILLVDFTEATGELTPTLKVKRKVVAEKFAGDIEALYAKTGD; encoded by the coding sequence GTGCGTGAGTTCAGCGTTCCCGCATCGTTTACCGTCGGCGAGCATGACAGCGTCGTGAGCGCCGTCTTCGCCAATGAGCGCGACGACCCCGACCACGTCATCATCCAGCGTCTCGTAGACGGATCGTGGACGGACGTGACCTGCGCGCAGGTCGCGGCCGAGGTCCGCGCCGTGGCACAGGGCCTGATCGCCGAGGGCGTCAAGCCCGGCGACCGTGTCGCCATCCTCTCCTCGACCAGGTACGAATGGCCGATCATCGACTTCGGGATCCTCGCCGCGGGCGCGGTCACCGTGCCGATCTACGAGACCTCATCGGCCGAACAGGTGCGATTCGTGCTCGCCGACTCGGGCGCGGTGGCGGTTTTCGCCGAGTCCGACACGCACGCGCGCACGATCTCGGCGCTCACCGCCGAGCTGCCGGAGCTGCGCAAGGTGTATGTGATCGAGGGGTCCGACAACGACTCCGATCAATCAACTCTCGAGGCCCTGGCCCGGACCGGAGGCGACGCTGACGGTGCCGACCTGGAGGCGGGCATCGCCGCCGTCAAGTCGTCGGATCCCGCAACGCTGATCTACACATCGGGTACCACGGGGCGACCGAAGGGCTGCCAGCTGACCCACTCGAACCTGCTCCACGAGATTCGCGGCGCGAAGGCCTGCTTCCCCGACCAGCTCGCCAAGGGCGAGAAGCTGCTGGTGTTCCTGCCGCTGGCCCACGTGCTGGCCCGCGCCATCACCGTTGCCGCGTTCACCAACAAGGTGACGCTCGGCTTCACCAACGACATCAAGAATCTGGTACCCACCCTGGCGGTGTTCCGACCCACCCTGGTGGTGTCGGTGCCGCGAGTGTTCGAGAAGGTCTACAACACCGCCGAGCAGAACGCCCGAAATGACGGCAAGGGCCGCATCTTCGAGATCGCCGCCGACACCGCGATCGAGTGGAGTCAGGCTCAGGACACCGGTGGTCCCGGCCTGCTGCTGAAGCTCAAGCACGCGGTGTTCGACAAGCTCGTCTACGGCAAGTTGCGCGCCGCGCTCGGCGGCAGGTGCCACTCGGCCATCTCGGGTGGCGCTCCCCTTGGCGCCCGGCTCGGGCACTTCTACCGCGGTGTCGGCCTGTCCATCTACGAGGGCTACGGGCTCACCGAGACCAGTGCGGCGATCACCGTGAACCGGACAGACGATCTGAAGGTCGGTTCGGTCGGAAAGCTGGTGCCGGGCAACAGTATGCGCATCAACGACGACGGCGAACTGTTGGTCAAGGGCGGTGTGGTCTTCGGCGGCTACTGGCGCAATGAGGACGAGACGAAGGCAGTGTTCTCCGACGGCTGGTTCCACACCGGCGACCTCGGTGCGATCGACGATGCCGGATTCCTGACCATCGTCGGGCGCAAGAAGGAGATCATCGTGACCGCGGGCGGCAAGAACGTCGCCCCCGCCCTGCTCGAGGATCGGTTGCGTGCCCACCCGTTGATCAGCCAGGCGATGGCAGTCGGTGACGCACAGCCATTCATCGCGGCACTGGTGACCATCGATCCCGAGGCCTTCCCCGGCTGGAAGGAACGCAACGGCAAGGACGCGGGTGCCTCGGTCGGCGACCTGGCCGATGATCCGGACCTCGTCGCCGAGATCGACCTGGCCGTCAAGGAGGCCAATCAGGCAGTGTCCAAGGCCGAGGCCATTCGCAAGTTCCGCATCCTGCTCGTCGACTTCACCGAGGCCACCGGCGAGTTGACGCCGACGCTCAAGGTGAAGCGCAAGGTCGTGGCCGAGAAGTTCGCAGGCGATATCGAGGCGCTCTACGCGAAGACGGGCGACTAG
- a CDS encoding polyketide cyclase / dehydrase and lipid transport, producing the protein MNSIQIADETFVCADPEDVGAAVANPASWARWWPDLRLAVVEDRGPVGHRWTVTGALTGTMEVWLEAALDGVILHYFLHAEPSGVSARELARMNLAKCNHQRRVAGKEMAFEVKRILEESRPVGVSRLA; encoded by the coding sequence ATGAACAGCATCCAGATCGCGGACGAGACGTTCGTGTGCGCCGACCCCGAGGACGTCGGTGCCGCCGTCGCGAACCCCGCTTCGTGGGCCCGGTGGTGGCCGGACCTGCGGTTGGCCGTCGTCGAGGACCGCGGGCCCGTGGGTCACCGCTGGACGGTCACCGGCGCCCTCACCGGCACCATGGAGGTGTGGCTGGAGGCCGCGCTCGACGGCGTCATCCTGCACTACTTCCTGCACGCCGAGCCTTCTGGCGTCTCCGCGCGGGAGCTGGCGCGGATGAATCTGGCGAAATGCAATCATCAGCGCCGGGTGGCGGGCAAGGAGATGGCCTTCGAGGTGAAGCGGATCCTCGAGGAATCGCGGCCGGTCGGGGTCTCGCGGCTGGCCTGA
- a CDS encoding SRPBCC family protein, with translation MADKTAQTIFIDADPATVMDVIADIGSYPDWVAEYKETEVLEVDDDGYPRTARLVLDAAVLKDTMVLSYVWPADHTSVTWSLVSSSLLKALDGAYRLKPNGSGTDVTYELAVDLVIPMIGLLKRKAERRLTDTALKDLKKRVEAE, from the coding sequence GTGGCTGATAAGACTGCGCAGACGATCTTCATCGACGCCGATCCGGCGACCGTGATGGACGTGATCGCCGACATCGGCTCGTATCCGGACTGGGTGGCGGAGTACAAGGAGACCGAGGTCCTCGAGGTCGATGACGACGGATACCCGCGCACCGCACGGCTGGTGTTGGACGCCGCTGTCCTCAAGGACACCATGGTGCTGTCCTACGTGTGGCCTGCCGATCACACCTCGGTGACGTGGTCGCTGGTGTCTAGCTCGCTGCTCAAGGCGCTCGACGGCGCATATCGGTTGAAGCCCAACGGATCTGGCACCGATGTCACCTATGAACTCGCAGTGGATCTCGTCATCCCGATGATCGGTCTGCTCAAACGCAAGGCCGAGCGACGACTGACCGACACCGCGCTCAAGGACCTCAAGAAGCGAGTCGAGGCTGAGTGA
- a CDS encoding ArsA family ATPase has product MTASGVQAQAGSRISLFVGKGGVGKSTLATATAVRDAQAGQRVLIVSTDQAHSTGDVLGVTITPTGERRPTRILADLGTGRADADGGFLDALALDTLALLEARWRQVAGVLAVRFPESDLGDFAPEELSALPGVQEVLGLHEVGELAACGDWDHVVVDCASTADAMRMLTLPSTFGLYLERAWPRHRRLSLAAAEARSAGVVALVEQIMAGTDRLSGLLVDGSRVGANLVLTPERVVAAEAARTLGALALMGVSVNELIVNQVLVQDESFEYRNLPEHPAFDWYTERIAEQKAVLEELDTAIGDVLLVLVPHVAGEPIGPKALAELLEGARRRDGSPPPGPVQPVVDRESGSGLDAVYRLRLELPQVDPTALTLGRVDDDLIIGAGGMRRRVRLASVLRRCIVTDAQLRGTELTVRFRPNPEVWPQ; this is encoded by the coding sequence GTGACGGCCAGTGGTGTCCAGGCGCAGGCCGGTAGCCGGATCAGCCTCTTCGTCGGTAAGGGCGGAGTAGGCAAGTCCACGTTGGCGACCGCCACCGCGGTGCGCGATGCCCAGGCCGGGCAGCGTGTGCTCATCGTGTCGACCGACCAGGCGCATTCCACCGGCGACGTGCTCGGGGTGACGATCACCCCGACCGGCGAGCGGCGCCCGACCCGGATACTGGCGGATCTCGGCACCGGGCGTGCCGACGCCGACGGTGGCTTCCTCGACGCGCTGGCACTGGACACCCTGGCGCTGCTCGAGGCGCGCTGGCGGCAGGTCGCGGGCGTTCTCGCGGTCCGCTTCCCGGAATCCGACCTGGGTGACTTCGCCCCCGAGGAGCTCTCGGCCCTGCCGGGAGTTCAGGAGGTACTCGGTCTGCACGAGGTCGGCGAACTCGCAGCCTGCGGCGACTGGGATCACGTGGTGGTGGACTGCGCCTCGACCGCGGACGCCATGCGAATGCTGACCCTGCCATCGACGTTCGGGCTGTACCTGGAGCGCGCCTGGCCACGCCACCGCCGTCTGTCGCTGGCCGCTGCCGAGGCGCGGTCGGCCGGCGTCGTCGCACTGGTTGAACAGATCATGGCGGGGACCGATCGGCTGAGCGGATTGCTGGTCGACGGCTCGCGGGTCGGCGCCAATCTGGTTCTCACCCCGGAACGCGTCGTGGCCGCCGAGGCGGCTCGCACCCTGGGCGCGCTGGCGCTGATGGGGGTGTCGGTCAACGAGTTGATCGTCAATCAGGTTCTCGTACAAGACGAGTCGTTCGAGTACCGCAACCTGCCGGAGCACCCGGCCTTCGACTGGTACACCGAGCGAATCGCCGAGCAGAAGGCCGTCCTCGAGGAACTCGACACGGCGATCGGCGATGTCCTGCTGGTGCTTGTTCCGCACGTGGCGGGTGAACCGATCGGGCCCAAGGCGCTGGCCGAACTGCTCGAGGGTGCGCGCCGCAGGGACGGTTCACCGCCGCCGGGACCGGTGCAGCCCGTGGTGGACCGTGAGTCCGGGTCCGGGCTCGATGCCGTGTATCGCCTGCGGTTAGAGTTGCCGCAGGTCGACCCGACGGCGTTGACCCTGGGCCGGGTCGACGACGATCTGATCATCGGTGCGGGTGGCATGCGGCGCCGGGTTCGATTGGCGTCTGTGCTGCGGCGATGCATCGTGACGGATGCCCAGCTTCGCGGCACTGAGCTGACAGTCCGTTTCCGACCGAATCCGGAGGTGTGGCCCCAATGA
- a CDS encoding 1-acyl-sn-glycerol-3-phosphate acyltransferase has translation MWYWLFKYVFMGPLLSLLGRPKVQGLEYVPDSGAVILASNHLAVADSFYLPLVVKRRITFLAKSEYFTGTGIKGWFSRWFYTVAGQVPIDRTDADSAQAALSTAQRILDAGKLLGMYPEGTRSPDGRLYKGKTGLARLALETGVPVIPVAMIGTDVVNPPGSKMWRFGRVEVRFGKPMDFSRFEGLAGNRFIERAVIDEIVYELMQLSGQEYVDLYAADVKTAQDGKGDGGGQPPSRIPAAAAG, from the coding sequence ATGTGGTACTGGCTGTTCAAATACGTCTTCATGGGACCACTGCTCTCGCTGCTGGGTCGGCCGAAAGTGCAAGGGCTGGAATATGTTCCGGACTCCGGCGCGGTAATCCTGGCCAGCAATCACCTCGCGGTCGCCGATAGCTTCTATCTGCCGCTGGTGGTCAAGCGGCGGATCACGTTCCTTGCCAAGTCCGAGTACTTCACGGGCACGGGGATCAAGGGCTGGTTCAGCCGATGGTTCTACACAGTCGCCGGACAGGTCCCCATCGATCGCACCGACGCCGACTCGGCGCAGGCCGCCCTGAGCACCGCGCAGAGGATCCTCGACGCGGGCAAACTGCTCGGCATGTACCCCGAGGGCACCCGTTCACCCGACGGACGCCTCTACAAGGGCAAGACCGGACTGGCCCGGTTGGCGCTCGAGACAGGTGTCCCCGTCATTCCGGTCGCAATGATCGGAACCGACGTGGTGAACCCGCCAGGAAGCAAGATGTGGCGGTTCGGCCGTGTCGAGGTGCGCTTCGGAAAGCCCATGGACTTCTCCCGGTTCGAGGGTCTGGCGGGTAACCGGTTCATCGAACGCGCCGTCATCGACGAGATCGTCTACGAGCTGATGCAACTGTCGGGCCAGGAGTACGTCGACCTCTACGCCGCTGACGTCAAGACCGCACAGGACGGCAAGGGCGACGGCGGGGGACAACCGCCCAGCCGTATCCCGGCGGCTGCGGCCGGCTAG
- a CDS encoding glycosyltransferase family 87 protein, whose protein sequence is MSRRRTLGGARWWPRGWPTVAWRLFQLLTLAAVGWAGWRLLGHMPYRIDIDVYRMGGRAWLDGTPLYSDSTIFETQAGLDLPFTYPPLAAIVFAPFAWLTLPAASALITVITFLLLIASTWIVLTRLRIAEHTTVIPGSAWARRVWLAAAIVAPAVIYFEPLRANFEFGQINVVLMTLVIADCVPRKTPWPRGLLLGIGIALKLTPAVFLLYLLVRRDTRAILVTAASAAGATVVGFILAWRDSFEYWTHTVHDTDRIGTATLNTNQNIAGTLARLGLGETPRFVLWVVACFAVLGLTVWAARRVLRGRPAESVRAFDEAPVLALICVAMFGLVVSPVSWSHHWVWVLPTVLTTTVLAYRYRDIALALISVSGFALMVWTPITLMTPHEETSASLWRQLAGGSYLWWALAVIAVAGAVGGKLASAAHRRESGNPSPTGAPPIPATN, encoded by the coding sequence ATGAGTAGACGGCGAACGCTCGGTGGGGCTAGGTGGTGGCCGCGAGGATGGCCAACCGTGGCGTGGCGGTTGTTCCAGCTCCTCACCCTCGCCGCCGTCGGATGGGCGGGGTGGCGCCTGCTCGGCCATATGCCCTACCGCATCGACATCGACGTGTACCGGATGGGCGGTCGCGCCTGGCTGGACGGCACGCCGCTGTACAGCGACAGCACAATCTTCGAGACGCAGGCCGGCCTGGACCTGCCCTTCACCTATCCCCCGCTCGCCGCGATCGTGTTCGCCCCATTCGCCTGGCTCACGCTCCCGGCCGCCAGCGCGCTCATCACCGTGATCACCTTCCTGCTGCTCATCGCGTCCACCTGGATTGTGCTGACCCGGTTGCGGATCGCCGAGCACACCACAGTCATCCCCGGATCCGCCTGGGCGCGGCGGGTTTGGCTCGCCGCGGCCATCGTCGCGCCGGCGGTGATCTACTTCGAACCCCTGCGGGCGAACTTCGAGTTCGGTCAGATCAACGTCGTACTCATGACTTTGGTCATCGCGGACTGTGTGCCCCGCAAGACTCCGTGGCCGCGCGGACTTCTGCTGGGCATCGGAATCGCGTTGAAGCTGACGCCCGCGGTGTTCCTGCTCTACCTACTCGTGCGACGCGACACCCGCGCCATCCTGGTCACCGCGGCCTCGGCGGCCGGCGCGACGGTGGTCGGCTTCATCCTGGCCTGGCGCGACTCGTTCGAGTACTGGACTCACACCGTGCATGACACCGACCGGATCGGCACGGCAACGCTGAACACCAACCAGAACATCGCTGGCACGCTGGCACGCCTTGGCCTGGGTGAGACACCCCGGTTCGTGCTGTGGGTCGTGGCCTGCTTCGCGGTGCTGGGCCTCACGGTGTGGGCGGCGCGGCGCGTGCTGCGCGGGCGGCCCGCCGAGTCCGTGCGCGCATTCGATGAGGCGCCGGTGCTGGCGCTGATCTGCGTGGCGATGTTCGGGCTGGTGGTCTCGCCGGTGTCCTGGTCGCACCACTGGGTGTGGGTGCTGCCGACGGTGCTGACCACGACGGTGCTGGCCTACCGGTACCGCGATATCGCGCTGGCGTTGATCAGCGTGAGCGGTTTCGCGCTGATGGTGTGGACGCCGATCACGCTGATGACACCGCACGAGGAGACATCAGCGTCACTGTGGCGGCAACTGGCGGGAGGTTCCTATCTGTGGTGGGCGCTGGCCGTCATCGCCGTGGCGGGTGCCGTCGGCGGCAAATTGGCCTCTGCCGCCCACCGACGGGAATCGGGTAACCCCTCACCGACTGGCGCGCCGCCGATACCGGCGACCAACTAG